In Lotus japonicus ecotype B-129 chromosome 5, LjGifu_v1.2, one genomic interval encodes:
- the LOC130718656 gene encoding probable CCR4-associated factor 1 homolog 9 yields the protein MLPSKPQSLIVKRSVWSSNLESEFELIRSIIDSYPFISMDTEFPGIVFRPKTGGGAETWHRSPEDHYSVLKSNVNRLNLIQVGVTLSDRDGNLPNLGTLQQFLWEFNFSDFNVKTDLQAPDSIVLLRTQGIDFEENNKSGIKIVRFAELMMSSGLVCNPNVSWITFHGAYDFGYLVKALTHRALPECLADFLLLVRVFFGDRVIDVKHLMKFCSGLYGGLNNVSKKLDVKRVVGKSHQAGSDSLLTMHAFEKIRKVYFDNKDDGLVKFAGVLHGLEV from the coding sequence ATGCTGCCATCAAAGCCTCAATCTCTGATCGTCAAGCGATCGGTGTGGTCTTCCAACCTTGAATCGGAGTTTGAATTGATTCGCTCAATCATTGATTCATACCCTTTCATCTCCATGGACACAGAGTTTCCCGGCATTGTCTTCCGCCCAAAGACCGGTGGCGGAGCTGAAACTTGGCACCGATCGCCGGAGGATCACTACAGCGTGTTGAAATCGAATGTGAACCGCCTGAATCTGATCCAGGTCGGTGTGACTCTCTCTGATCGCGATGGAAATCTTCCGAATCTTGGAACATTGCAGCAATTCCTTTGGGAATTCAATTTCAGCGATTTCAATGTCAAGACTGATCTCCAGGCTCCAGATTCTATTGTGCTTCTTCGTACTCAGGGCATTGATTTTGAGGAGAACAACAAATCAGGGATCAAAATTGTGCGTTTCGCCGAGCTCATGATGTCTTCTGGGCTTGTGTGCAATCCAAATGTTAGCTGGATTACCTTTCATGGTGCGTATGATTTTGGGTATCTAGTGAAGGCGCTAACACATCGTGCTTTGCCAGAATGCTTAGCTGATTTCCTGTTGCTGGTTAGGGTTTTCTTTGGTGATAGAGTGATTGATGTGAAACATTTGATGAAGTTTTGCTCTGGACTCTATGGCGGATTGAATAACGTTTCTAAGAAACTGGATGTGAAGAGGGTTGTTGGGAAGAGCCACCAGGCTGGTTCAGACAGTTTGCTGACTATGCATGCTTTTGAAAAGATCAGAAAGGTTTATTTTGACAACAAAGATGATGGGCTGGTCAAGTTTGCTGGTGTCTTGCATGGCTTAGAGGTTTAA